A section of the Lathamus discolor isolate bLatDis1 chromosome 6, bLatDis1.hap1, whole genome shotgun sequence genome encodes:
- the LOC136017880 gene encoding acyl-CoA 6-desaturase-like: MGKGGEKGGVSGEPEAQLRFYTWEEIQKHNLRTDKWLVIERKVYNVTKWANRHPGGQRVISHWAGEDATDAFQAFHINPTLVQKFLKPLLIGELAPGEPSQDRDKNSQLVEDFRTLRKTVEDMDLFRASPLFFSLYLGHIIVMEVLAWLMVSYFGNGWITTLILSCILTTCQAQAGWLQHDFGHLSVFKKSSWNHIVHKFVIGHLKGASANWWNHRHFQHHAKPNIFKKDPDVNMLHIFVLGDTQPVEYGKKKLKYLPYNHQHEYFFLIFPPLLIPVYFQIQIISTMIKRRFWADLAWAISYYIRYFITYIPFYGVLGSLFLLTFVRFLESHWFVWVTQMNHIPMEIDSEKHRDWLSSQMAATCNIEQSFFNDWFTGHLNFQIEHHLFPTMPRHNFWKVKPLVKSLCAKYGVQYEEKPLGKAFVDIVGSLKKSGDLWLDAYLHK; the protein is encoded by the exons ATGGGGAAAGgtggggagaaaggaggggTGTCGGGGGAGCCGGAGGCGCAGCTCCGCTTCTACACCTGGGAGGAGATCCAGAAGCACAACCTGAGGACGGACAAGTGGCTGGTGATAGAGCGAAAGGTTTATAATGTCACCAAGTGGGCAAACAGACACCCGGGGGGTCAGCGAGTGATCAGCCACTGGGCCGGCGAAGATGCCACG GATGCATTCCAGGCTTTCCACATCAATCCAACCTTGGTGCAGAAGTTTCTCAAGCCATTACTTATTGGAGAGCTTGCTCCAGGGGAACCTAGCCAGGACCGAGATAAAAAC TCCCAGCTGGTGGAGGATTTCCGGACCCTGAGGAAGACGGTAGAGGACATGGACTTGTTCAGAGCAAGTCCTTTGTTCTTCTCTCTTTACTTGGGCCATATTATTGTAATGGAAGTGTTGGCTTGGTTAATGGTTTCATACTTTGGTAATGGCTGGATCACAACTCTCATCCTCTCCTGCATCCTTACAACTTGCCAG GCCCAGGCAGGGTGGCTGCAACATGATTTTGGACACCTCTCTGTCTTTAAGAAGTCTTCGTGGAACCACATCGTCCACAAATTTGTCATTGGACACCTGAAG GGTGCCTCTGCAAACTGGTGGAACCATCGTCACTTCCAACACCACGCCAAGCCCAACATATTCAAGAAGGACCCAGATGTGAACATGCTGCATATTTTTGTCCTTGGAGATACACAGCCTGTTGAG TATGGCAAGAAGAAGCTGAAGTACCTGCCTTACAATCACCAGCATGAGTACTTTTTCCTCA tCTTCCCACCCCTGCTCATCCCTGTGTATTTCCAAATCCAAATCATCTCGACCATGATCAAGCGCAGGTTCTGGGCG GACCTAGCCTGGGCCATCAGCTACTACATACGCTACTTCATCACATACATCCCATTCTATGGCGTTCTGGGATCCCTGTTTCTCCTCACTTTTGTCAG GTTTCTGGAGAGTCACTGGTTTGTGTGGGTCACGCAGATGAATCACATTCCAATGGAAATTGATTCCGAAAAGCACAGAGACTGGCTTAGCTCTCAG ATGGCAGCCACCTGCAATATCGAGCAGTCCTTCTTCAATGACTGGTTCACCGGGCACCTGAATTTCCAAATTGAGCACCA CCTGTTCCCAACAATGCCACGGCACAATTTCTGGAAGGTAAAACCTTTGGTGAAGTCATTATGTGCCAAGTATGGAGTCCAGTATGAGGAGAAGCCTCTTGGAAAAGCATTTGTAGACATCGTTGG gTCCCTAAAGAAATCTGGAGATCTATGGCTGGATGCCTACCTCCATAAATGA